The Streptosporangium album genome segment ACCCGGCCGGCCGCGCCGGCCTGGATGATCACCACATTGAGTGCGTGCCCGACCGAGTCGTGCAGTTCCCGGGCGAGCCGGTTACGGGTGGCCAGGTGCCGGGCCCGCTCCTCCAGCGCCGCCAGCCGGTCGGCCGGTGCGGGTCCGAGCAACGCCGGCGCCAGCCGTGCCAGCAGCGCTCCGGCGCCCGCCGCCGCGTAGACGAGCAGCACGAGCGCCACCACCGCCGCCACAGGTCCCCACACGCTGCTCCACCCGGCCTTCAGCGTCGCGCCGAACATCGCTAGCGGGTCGCCCAGCAGGGGCAGCAGCGACAGCCAGGCCGCGAACGGCACCAGCGCCAGCGTCGTCCCGGCCATGACGGCGCCGACCGCCAGGTGCAGGGTGAACCAGGCGGCGGTACGGCGTCGCTCGGCCCAGGTCCTGCCCGGCCGGGAGGGGGAGGGGGCGATCTCGGCGCCCAGCAGGCCCCGTGCGGCGGTCAGCTCCAGCGCGCGCACCGGCAGGAACAGCCCGGTCAGCGCGATCAGGGGGAGCACGCTCGCGAAGACGACGGGCTGGGGGGACAACAGCGTGTAGTCGGCCGTCTCCGGCGGTCTCAGCAGCCCCGAGAGCACCGTGCCGACCATCATGTACGGCATGGCCAGCGCGCCGCCCAGGATCAGGCACGTCCACCTGAGATAGGTGGACGGGCTGGTCAGCGGAGCCAGGATGTGTCTCACCCGCCCGATTCTTCCAGCGCGAGAGGACGGGGCCCTCCCGCTGCGGAGGGACCGCCTCCCTCCGGCGGGGGAGAGGTCGGTACGCTCTGCCCGGCGGAACTGTGATTCGGGGGCTTGGCGTGGACATCGTGGAAATCGTCCTGCTGCTCGTGGCGGCGGCAGGGGCGGGATGGGTCGACGCCGTGGTCGGCGGGGGAGGGCTGCTGCAGCTTCCCGCACTCATCATGGCCGGTCTCTCGCCCGTCCAGGCGCTGGCCACCAACAAGTTCGCCGCGATCTTCGGCACCGCCTCGGCGGCGGTGACCTACGCGCGCACCACCAAGATCGACTGGCGGGTGGCGGTACCCGCCGGGCTGGGCGCGGTGGCCTTCTCCGGGCTCGGAGCGTCGGCGGCGGCGGCGATCTCCAAGGACGTGCTCATTCCGTTGGTCATGGCCGTCCTGGTGGGTGTGGCGCTGTTCGTCACCCTCCGTCCGGCCTTCGGTGCCCATCCCCGGTCCCATCTGCGCACCCGGGCCAGAAGCCTGGCCGCGATCGCCGTCACCGGCGCCGGGGTCGCCTTCTACGACGGCATCCTGGGGCCGGGCACCGGCACCTTCCTGATCATCGCCTTCACGATGATCCTCGGCATGGACTTCGTGGCCGGCTCGGCCCACTCCAAGATCATCAATTCCTGTACGAACCTGGGTGCCCTGGCGGTCTTCGCCTACCAGGGGCACGTGCTGTGGCTGCTCGGACTGGCCATGGCCCTCTGCAACATCGCCGGCGCCCAGCTCGGCGCCCGGATGGCCCTGCGCCGGGGGGCCGGGTTCGTGCGCGCCGTACTCCTCTGCGTGGTGGTCGCGATGGTGGCCAAGCTCGGCTACGACAGGTTCCTCGCGTGACCACCCACTGATCTACTTTGTAAAGCGCGCGGGTCGGAGTGCGAAAGCCGCTACTGCCACAAAAGCCGCCAGCAAGGCAGGGATGGCCAGGGCGCGTGGCAGACCCACAAGCGCGGCCACGCTGCCGATCAGCACCGGACCGGCGAGGAAGCCCACATAGGACAGGCTCGCCACCCGGGCCAGAGCCTGTCCGGCGCGGGCCGGATCGCGGCGTCCGGCGGCGGAGAAGACCTGCGGGACGATGCACGACAGGCCCGCGCCGAAGCAGCCGAAGCCGATGACCCCGGCCACCGGGTGGTCGATCAGCAGAGCGGCTCCGAGTCCCGCGGCCGCCAGCAGGCCGCAGCCGCGCACCAGTGTCACCGGGCCCAGAAGGGTGGTCAGCCGGTCTCCGGCGAGACGGCCGGCGGTCATCATGATGGAGAAGGCGGCGTAGGCCGCCGCGGCGAACCCGGCCGAGCTGCCGAGGTTGTCCCGCAGGTATACCGAACTCCAGTCCGCCGCGGCCCCTTCTCCGATCATGCAGCAGATCCCCAGCACGCCCAGAAGCAGCAGGCCGCGGTCGAAGCCTCCGGTGCCGGGGGCGCCGTCGGTGACGGTCTCCGTGGAGGGCTCCGCGGTAAGGGTGAGCGCCCAGCGGGAGGCCCACAGCGCCAGCGCGGCGATGATGGCCGCCACGATGGCGAAGGTGAGCGCGGGGGTGAGTCCGGCGTGTGCGAGCAGCCCGCCGAGGGCGGCGCCGAGGAACCCGCCGATGCTGAACACCGCGTGGAAGGAGGACATGAGCGGCCGTCCCGTGGCCTGCTCGACCTCGACGGCGTTGGCGTTCATCGCCACGTCGAGGACACCGTGCACCACGCCGAAGGCGAACAGCGCGATCGCCAGGGTGACCAGGTCCGGCATGAAGGCCGGGATGACCAGGACCACGCTCTGCGCGAAGGCCATGGGCAGCATCACCTTGACGCTGCCGTAGCGGTCGATCAGACGGCCCACCACCTGCATGCCCGTGATCGCCCCGGCGGCGATGCCGAGCAGTCCGAGGCTGAGCCGGCCGTCGCTCAGCTCCAGCCCTTGTTTGATGGACGGGACCCGTGCCGTCCAGGTGCCGATGGCCATGCCGGCCAGCAGGAAGAGCAGGCAGACCGCGATCCGGCCGCGGACGAGCGCACCACGATCGAGGGTGGTGACGTGCATGAGGGGGGGCTCCAGTCAGACGGCGCGGACGATGACGCCCGCGGCGGTGAGGGCGTCGTGTTCGGCGGGGGGAAGCGCGGTGTCGGTGACGACCATGTCGAGACGGTCCAGCGGGCAGACGGCACCGAAGGCGGTGCGGGTGAACTTTCCGGAGTCGGTGGCGGCGACGACGCGGCGGGCCGAGGCGATCGCCGCCTGTTTGACGGCGACGTCGGACAGGTCGTGGGCGGTCATGCCGTGCTCGGCCGACAGGCCGCAGCAGCCGATGACCGCGGTGTCGAAGCGCAGGGAACGGATGGCTTTCTCGGTCAGGGGGCCGGTGAAGCAGAGCTCGCCGGGGCGCACGTCGCCCCCGGGGAGGACCAGCCGGATCCGCGGGGCCGTACTCAGCTCCTGGGCGGCCTGCAGGGAGAGCGGCACGACGGTCAGGCGGCGGTCGCGGATCGCTCTGGCGATCTCCAGGTTGGTGGTGCCGCCGTCCAGCAGCACGGCCTCGCCGTCGACGAGCAGGGAGGCGACCTCGGCGGCGATGCGCCGCTTGGCCTCCGTCGCCTCGCGTTCGCGGACTCCGAAGGGCG includes the following:
- a CDS encoding MFS transporter: MHVTTLDRGALVRGRIAVCLLFLLAGMAIGTWTARVPSIKQGLELSDGRLSLGLLGIAAGAITGMQVVGRLIDRYGSVKVMLPMAFAQSVVLVIPAFMPDLVTLAIALFAFGVVHGVLDVAMNANAVEVEQATGRPLMSSFHAVFSIGGFLGAALGGLLAHAGLTPALTFAIVAAIIAALALWASRWALTLTAEPSTETVTDGAPGTGGFDRGLLLLGVLGICCMIGEGAAADWSSVYLRDNLGSSAGFAAAAYAAFSIMMTAGRLAGDRLTTLLGPVTLVRGCGLLAAAGLGAALLIDHPVAGVIGFGCFGAGLSCIVPQVFSAAGRRDPARAGQALARVASLSYVGFLAGPVLIGSVAALVGLPRALAIPALLAAFVAVAAFALRPARFTK
- a CDS encoding DeoR/GlpR family DNA-binding transcription regulator, with the protein product MESADRIRAIMTALRTSDTVSVTELAVEHAVSEMTIRRDLDELAQQGVVRRVRGGAMSLLLRGEEPPFGVREREATEAKRRIAAEVASLLVDGEAVLLDGGTTNLEIARAIRDRRLTVVPLSLQAAQELSTAPRIRLVLPGGDVRPGELCFTGPLTEKAIRSLRFDTAVIGCCGLSAEHGMTAHDLSDVAVKQAAIASARRVVAATDSGKFTRTAFGAVCPLDRLDMVVTDTALPPAEHDALTAAGVIVRAV
- a CDS encoding TSUP family transporter, whose translation is MDIVEIVLLLVAAAGAGWVDAVVGGGGLLQLPALIMAGLSPVQALATNKFAAIFGTASAAVTYARTTKIDWRVAVPAGLGAVAFSGLGASAAAAISKDVLIPLVMAVLVGVALFVTLRPAFGAHPRSHLRTRARSLAAIAVTGAGVAFYDGILGPGTGTFLIIAFTMILGMDFVAGSAHSKIINSCTNLGALAVFAYQGHVLWLLGLAMALCNIAGAQLGARMALRRGAGFVRAVLLCVVVAMVAKLGYDRFLA
- a CDS encoding sensor histidine kinase, translating into MRHILAPLTSPSTYLRWTCLILGGALAMPYMMVGTVLSGLLRPPETADYTLLSPQPVVFASVLPLIALTGLFLPVRALELTAARGLLGAEIAPSPSRPGRTWAERRRTAAWFTLHLAVGAVMAGTTLALVPFAAWLSLLPLLGDPLAMFGATLKAGWSSVWGPVAAVVALVLLVYAAAGAGALLARLAPALLGPAPADRLAALEERARHLATRNRLARELHDSVGHALNVVIIQAGAAGRVLDRDPQAARAALSAIEESARSALEDLDHVLGVLREEESDGRAPARTLADLPELIRSTGATTEITGELVTLPALVSREAYRIVQEALTNAIRHGSGPVRLTAAVHDDHLEVRVRNRIRRRAGRTGGRGVTGMRERVTLLGGQLETGPVDSEWQVTARLPLHGGREPTQESVG